One genomic region from Sphingobacterium multivorum encodes:
- a CDS encoding glycoside hydrolase family 43 protein, with product MRKQFFTLLLVGFLIMFFVTINALKAQNPIVQTAYTADPAPLVYNNRLYLYTTQDEEESTWFTMNNWRVYSTIDMVNWTDHGAILSYTDFDWAKGDAWAAQCVEKNGKFYLYVPVISKQNNRGAIGVAVGDSPLGPFHDPLGRPLLQSEWGDIDPTVFIDDDGQAHMYWGNPQLKYVKLNEDMISYAGDIVEVPMTAASFGKRAGDPKRPTSYEEGPWLYKRNGLYYLFWPGGPLPEFIGYSTSKKAEGPWKYGGVIMPAEGKAFTNHPGVVDFKGKSYFFYHNGALPGGGGFTRSVAVQELNFNPDGSIPPMKMTAGITRALAAVNPYELHQAEMIAWSEYVKSYQNEKVGVFIKAKKDGAYTCVKNVDFGERGASNFFARLGTTHNGGVSMEVRSGAIDGALLATIQVPMTGGDDRWTTVETVLADKVKGVHDLYFVFKGKAPSNILFFDCWKFGR from the coding sequence ATGAGAAAACAATTTTTTACGCTATTACTGGTCGGGTTTCTGATCATGTTTTTTGTTACGATAAATGCATTGAAGGCACAAAATCCGATTGTACAAACAGCCTATACGGCAGATCCTGCACCTTTGGTATATAATAACCGTCTTTATCTATACACCACACAGGATGAAGAAGAGTCCACCTGGTTTACTATGAATAATTGGCGGGTATATTCAACCATTGACATGGTGAACTGGACGGATCATGGTGCGATTCTCTCTTATACTGATTTTGATTGGGCAAAAGGTGATGCGTGGGCGGCACAATGTGTTGAAAAAAACGGTAAATTTTATCTATACGTGCCTGTTATTTCTAAGCAGAACAACCGCGGTGCGATCGGCGTTGCTGTCGGGGATAGCCCATTAGGTCCATTTCACGATCCTTTGGGCAGACCGTTGCTGCAGAGTGAATGGGGCGATATCGATCCGACTGTATTTATTGACGACGATGGTCAGGCGCATATGTACTGGGGTAATCCCCAATTGAAATATGTCAAGCTGAATGAAGATATGATCTCCTATGCAGGTGATATCGTTGAGGTTCCAATGACGGCAGCTTCTTTCGGAAAACGAGCGGGCGACCCGAAACGACCGACAAGCTATGAGGAGGGTCCCTGGTTGTATAAAAGAAATGGCTTGTATTATCTCTTTTGGCCGGGAGGTCCTCTACCTGAATTTATCGGTTATTCGACCAGCAAAAAAGCCGAAGGTCCCTGGAAGTATGGCGGAGTAATCATGCCTGCGGAAGGAAAAGCATTCACAAACCATCCAGGTGTTGTTGATTTTAAAGGAAAGAGTTACTTCTTTTACCACAATGGAGCTTTGCCCGGCGGTGGAGGTTTTACGCGCTCTGTTGCTGTTCAGGAGTTAAACTTTAATCCAGACGGCAGTATCCCGCCGATGAAAATGACAGCTGGAATTACTCGTGCGCTAGCAGCGGTGAATCCCTACGAGCTCCATCAGGCCGAAATGATTGCGTGGTCCGAATATGTTAAATCCTATCAGAATGAAAAAGTAGGCGTTTTTATAAAAGCAAAGAAAGATGGAGCTTATACCTGTGTGAAAAACGTTGACTTTGGTGAGAGAGGTGCAAGCAATTTTTTTGCGCGACTGGGAACAACACATAACGGTGGTGTCAGTATGGAGGTACGTTCGGGAGCGATCGATGGGGCTTTACTAGCTACTATACAAGTTCCCATGACGGGAGGCGATGACCGCTGGACTACAGTGGAGACTGTACTAGCCGATAAAGTGAAGGGAGTACATGATTTATACTTTGTTTTTAAAGGCAAGGCTCCGTCAAATATCCTGTTTTTCGATTGTTGGAAATTTGGAAGGTAA
- a CDS encoding alpha/beta hydrolase has product MMRKMIYTLLCVFSVSLIARAQQAAPQGFDVERKLASYGKIDSVVYPSKTVGVTRKALIYTPPGYDTAKKYPVLYLLHGIGGDEREWFRHGNPQVIFDNLYAEGKMEPMLVIMPNGRAMEDDRAGGNVMAPDRVAAFSTFEKDLLNDLIPFVEKQFPVIKDREHRAIFGLSMGGGQALNFGLGHMDTFSWVGGFSSAPNTKMPQELLPAPKEAKDSLKMLWISCGDQDGLLNISKRTHEYLLEHGVPHIYYLEPGGHDFNVWRNDLYNVSQLLFKDKK; this is encoded by the coding sequence ATGATGAGAAAAATGATCTACACGTTATTGTGCGTGTTTTCTGTCAGCTTAATCGCTCGGGCGCAGCAGGCTGCTCCACAAGGATTCGATGTGGAACGAAAATTGGCGTCCTATGGAAAAATCGACTCCGTAGTTTATCCTTCGAAAACTGTAGGGGTTACTAGGAAAGCCTTAATCTATACGCCGCCGGGATATGATACCGCAAAAAAATACCCTGTACTGTACCTGCTGCATGGAATAGGCGGCGATGAACGGGAATGGTTCAGACATGGAAATCCGCAGGTTATTTTCGATAACCTATATGCGGAAGGAAAAATGGAACCCATGCTGGTGATCATGCCCAATGGCCGTGCCATGGAAGATGACCGTGCTGGTGGAAATGTGATGGCACCGGATCGGGTAGCGGCGTTTTCAACTTTTGAAAAAGATCTGCTCAATGACCTGATTCCATTTGTTGAAAAGCAGTTTCCCGTTATCAAGGATCGTGAACACCGCGCGATTTTTGGGTTGTCTATGGGGGGAGGCCAGGCGCTGAATTTTGGACTGGGCCATATGGATACCTTCTCGTGGGTCGGGGGTTTTTCTTCTGCGCCAAACACCAAGATGCCACAGGAATTACTGCCTGCTCCAAAAGAAGCTAAAGATAGCCTAAAAATGCTGTGGATCTCCTGTGGTGACCAGGACGGTTTGCTCAATATCAGTAAGCGTACACATGAGTACCTTTTAGAACACGGAGTGCCTCATATTTATTATCTGGAGCCTGGAGGGCATGACTTCAATGTGTGGAGAAATGACCTCTATAATGTTTCGCAATTGTTATTTAAGGATAAGAAATAA
- a CDS encoding sialate O-acetylesterase: MFFRIENFFCFSSFFSRLTLVIVCLLGLLPCAAGVRLPAIMGDQMVLQRDIELHIWGWASKGEKVTLRFRGAYYYTEAGQDGKWNVRIPPQHHGGPYTMEINDIVIRDVLIGDVWLCSGQSNMETPIKRLVERFPEINESNNHMIRYFKVPTQNSPIEVKQEIPPGERWHSGIASDVMNWTALAYFYALESYQHNGIPVGMIVSSLGGSGIERWVDQKSLRQFPELLLDQHAIDSLRLAEKDGGVDLWTAENYNDLHWPTVPVPEYWSKPHRLNRGVSYFRKDFAVPAAKEGRHAKLYLGTLIDSDSVYVNGHFVGSTAYRYPPRIYDIPAGILRAGRNNLTVRLRTDDKDGGFTPDKSYEIKLDDVRIDLTGEWHWQVAVDQDKVDRYKSRLQNLGQVGSGLYNGMIYPLHDYGLKGVIWYQGEANTANPLRYQRYLTSLVHSWRAHFGQPQLPFLMVQLPNFMVKDTVPAESNWARIREAQFQASKELSFTALAVTYDLGEWNDIHPLNKKDMAKRLLLCARKMLYKDQVVASGPQYKQMRVDGDRIIISFDEIGKGLAVRQGKKLQHFAIAGSDRKFLWANAVIHGNEVVLSHPKISNPKAVRYAWSNNPENVNLINKEGMLAVPFRTDNW; this comes from the coding sequence ATGTTTTTTAGAATAGAAAATTTCTTTTGCTTTTCATCTTTTTTTAGTCGTCTAACACTGGTTATTGTTTGTCTTCTCGGACTGCTGCCATGCGCTGCCGGTGTACGGCTGCCAGCAATCATGGGAGACCAGATGGTTCTACAGCGGGATATCGAACTCCATATTTGGGGATGGGCATCGAAAGGTGAGAAGGTTACCCTTCGTTTTAGAGGGGCATACTATTATACAGAAGCCGGACAGGATGGCAAGTGGAATGTGCGGATCCCGCCACAGCATCATGGGGGACCCTATACGATGGAGATTAATGACATTGTTATTCGTGATGTGTTAATCGGCGATGTCTGGCTTTGTTCGGGTCAGTCTAATATGGAAACGCCAATTAAGCGTCTTGTCGAACGTTTTCCTGAAATAAATGAATCTAATAATCATATGATCCGTTATTTCAAGGTTCCGACACAAAATAGTCCCATCGAGGTAAAGCAAGAGATACCGCCTGGTGAACGTTGGCATTCGGGCATAGCTTCAGATGTGATGAATTGGACGGCATTAGCCTATTTCTATGCATTGGAGTCCTATCAACATAACGGTATTCCGGTCGGAATGATCGTATCTAGCCTTGGTGGATCGGGAATAGAACGCTGGGTCGACCAGAAGTCTCTAAGGCAATTTCCAGAGCTGTTGCTAGATCAACATGCGATCGATAGCCTTAGGTTGGCTGAAAAAGATGGCGGGGTAGATCTGTGGACCGCAGAAAATTATAATGATTTGCATTGGCCAACAGTGCCGGTTCCCGAATACTGGAGCAAACCGCATCGATTAAACAGAGGTGTCAGTTATTTTCGGAAGGATTTTGCCGTTCCGGCCGCTAAAGAGGGACGGCATGCCAAGTTGTATTTGGGAACGTTGATTGATAGTGATTCGGTGTATGTAAATGGTCATTTTGTTGGTTCTACGGCCTATCGGTATCCACCACGGATTTACGATATACCAGCGGGGATACTTCGCGCTGGAAGAAATAATTTAACTGTACGTCTTCGAACGGATGATAAGGATGGTGGATTCACACCTGATAAATCCTATGAGATCAAGCTCGACGACGTACGCATTGATCTCACAGGCGAATGGCATTGGCAAGTTGCCGTGGACCAAGATAAAGTTGATCGCTATAAAAGCCGCCTACAGAACTTGGGACAGGTTGGCTCAGGCCTCTACAATGGAATGATCTATCCGTTGCATGACTACGGGTTAAAGGGAGTAATTTGGTATCAAGGGGAGGCCAATACCGCCAATCCATTACGTTATCAGCGGTATCTTACGTCGTTGGTTCATAGTTGGCGCGCGCATTTTGGTCAACCGCAGCTCCCCTTTCTGATGGTACAGTTGCCGAACTTTATGGTCAAGGATACGGTACCAGCAGAATCCAATTGGGCACGTATCAGGGAAGCTCAGTTTCAGGCCAGCAAAGAACTATCATTTACCGCACTGGCGGTAACGTACGATCTTGGTGAGTGGAACGATATTCATCCGCTCAATAAAAAGGATATGGCCAAGCGTTTATTGCTATGCGCGCGCAAGATGTTGTATAAAGACCAAGTCGTTGCTTCAGGTCCTCAGTATAAGCAGATGCGGGTTGATGGGGATCGGATTATTATTTCATTCGACGAAATTGGAAAGGGGCTGGCTGTCCGTCAGGGAAAAAAACTACAACATTTTGCGATTGCCGGTTCAGATCGAAAATTCCTATGGGCGAATGCCGTCATACATGGGAATGAGGTCGTGTTGAGTCATCCAAAGATCAGCAATCCGAAGGCAGTCCGCTACGCATGGAGCAATAATCCCGAAAATGTAAATCTAATCAATAAGGAAGGAATGCTAGCCGTACCATTTCGTACTGATAATTGGTAG
- a CDS encoding glycoside hydrolase family 43 protein → MLRMKISAFVFSSMITFLGATAQQAHNPIIFADVPDMSMIRVGDTYYMSSTTMHMNPGVPIMKSKDLVNWTMINYAYDRLGDQDELNLSNHKNAYGHGSWASSLRFHEGRYYVSTFSANTGKTHVYQTADIEHGPWTSKEFQPMMHDHSLFFDEGKIYMIWGGGRIYIAELSPDFSGVKAGTQRVLIENASLPANPKEGKAGLPAEGSQMFKINGMYYLFNISWPAGGMRTVIVHRASQLEGPYEGKVVLQDQGVAQGGLIDMPNGKWYAYLFQDYGAVGRIPFLVPVNWEDGWPVLGIDGKVAAKLDLPANKSLSPGIVSSDDFERKAGEPALPLVWQWNHNPVADLWSVTERSGFLRLRTGDLTEDFLSAKNTLTQRTIGPSCSAAIAVEVSNMKDGDFAGLSLLQKNYGLVGVRMEGNTKSLVMINAMTGAPQELAKIDLKQQRVFFKASCDFSNKKDTAQFFYSTDGHNWNRIGNVLKMSYTIPHFMGYRFGLFNYASKAAGGYVDFDYFHLTSN, encoded by the coding sequence ATGTTAAGAATGAAAATCAGCGCTTTTGTCTTCTCCTCGATGATCACGTTTTTGGGAGCGACAGCGCAACAGGCCCATAATCCAATCATCTTTGCTGATGTGCCCGATATGTCTATGATACGCGTCGGTGATACCTATTATATGAGCAGCACGACCATGCATATGAATCCCGGTGTCCCGATTATGAAGTCCAAAGATCTGGTCAATTGGACGATGATTAATTATGCTTACGATCGTCTTGGCGATCAGGATGAACTCAATCTGTCAAACCATAAAAATGCGTATGGGCACGGCTCCTGGGCGAGCAGTTTGCGCTTTCATGAGGGGCGGTACTATGTCAGCACATTTTCGGCCAATACAGGAAAAACGCATGTTTACCAGACAGCAGATATTGAACATGGACCCTGGACTTCGAAAGAATTTCAACCGATGATGCACGATCATAGCTTATTCTTTGACGAGGGGAAAATTTATATGATCTGGGGTGGGGGGCGCATCTATATTGCTGAATTATCGCCAGATTTTTCAGGTGTTAAAGCAGGAACACAACGGGTATTGATAGAGAATGCCTCTTTACCCGCCAATCCTAAAGAAGGCAAAGCCGGTTTACCTGCGGAAGGATCCCAAATGTTTAAGATCAATGGTATGTATTATCTTTTTAATATTTCATGGCCAGCGGGAGGGATGCGCACAGTAATTGTACATCGGGCCAGCCAATTGGAAGGTCCGTATGAGGGGAAAGTGGTTTTGCAGGATCAGGGTGTGGCACAGGGAGGGCTGATCGATATGCCCAACGGAAAATGGTATGCTTATCTTTTTCAGGATTATGGTGCTGTAGGCCGAATTCCGTTTTTGGTTCCTGTCAACTGGGAGGATGGCTGGCCTGTGCTTGGAATTGACGGAAAAGTCGCGGCTAAATTGGATCTTCCTGCAAATAAAAGCTTAAGCCCCGGAATTGTTAGCTCAGATGATTTTGAGCGGAAAGCTGGCGAACCCGCCCTTCCCCTAGTATGGCAATGGAACCATAACCCAGTTGCTGATCTATGGTCAGTGACCGAACGCAGTGGCTTTTTGAGACTGCGAACCGGCGACCTTACTGAGGACTTTCTGTCGGCTAAAAATACATTGACGCAACGCACCATCGGCCCGAGCTGCAGCGCCGCTATTGCTGTAGAGGTTTCTAACATGAAAGATGGTGATTTCGCCGGATTATCGCTATTGCAAAAAAACTATGGTTTAGTAGGAGTTCGGATGGAAGGAAACACAAAATCATTGGTAATGATCAATGCGATGACGGGGGCACCACAAGAACTGGCCAAGATCGACCTCAAACAGCAACGTGTATTTTTTAAAGCGAGCTGTGATTTTTCAAACAAAAAAGATACGGCCCAATTTTTTTATAGTACGGATGGACACAATTGGAACAGAATAGGTAACGTGTTAAAAATGAGTTATACCATTCCTCATTTTATGGGGTATCGGTTCGGACTTTTTAACTATGCGAGTAAAGCAGCTGGCGGCTATGTAGACTTTGATTACTTCCATTTGACCAGCAATTAA
- a CDS encoding glycoside hydrolase family 95 protein, translated as MVSRKMIENFIWKYISIFIVILSLHTTLLFAQKRSTLTLWYDRPADERVWEQALPLGNGRLGSMVYGIPSCERMQLNEETIWAGGPYRNDNKKGGAALKTIQHYIFDGKSAEADRLANETFFTKTHGMPYQTAGNILLRFPGHEQYQDYYRELDIERAVALSRYTVDGVTFTREVFTSFADDVIVMKIKSSKKRKLNCTLTYENESKHTIYKNGDKLILAGRGSDHEGIKGQVVYQIHTGVKHTDGQLVVKDQSIDIKGASSISLYISIASNFQNYKQLGADPHKVAAKRLQKAMDKDYQLALRQHIASYGKQFNRFQLHLGSLSSEHQEPIAKRIANFARTQDPALVTLLTQFGRYLLICSSQAGGQPANLQGIWNRSMQPAWDSKYTININTEMNYWPAEVTNLSGTLQPLFSMIKELSESGEETAKTLYHARGWVAHHNTDIWRVTSPIDFAAAGMWPSGGLWLSQHLWEHYLFTGDKVFLRQYYPVMRGACDFLLSVLVEHRGYPTKQWLVLSPSISPEQGPLAAGVTMDNQLCYDMLTRTALAAEALGVDAMYRDTLLATARRIPPMHIGRYTQLQEWLEDVDDPHNQHRHVSHLYGLFPGSQISPFRTPELFEAARNSLIYRGDFATGWSIGWKINLWARLLDGNHAYEIIKKMLTVSDENHPEGRTYPNLFTAHPPFQIDGNFGLTAGIAEMLIQSHDGAVHLLPAIPDQWKDGWVKGIKARGGFEIEMQWQKGKIKEVMVFSSLGGNLRLRTASPLKGPELQIAKGEQTNALLAPVITPATIHSADSHLKGIELPSYYEYDVGTLPGKYYTFKVY; from the coding sequence ATGGTATCAAGAAAAATGATTGAAAACTTTATTTGGAAGTACATAAGTATATTCATTGTGATCTTGTCACTGCATACTACTTTGTTGTTTGCCCAAAAGCGATCGACATTGACCCTATGGTATGATCGGCCTGCAGACGAAAGGGTATGGGAACAAGCTTTACCGCTGGGAAATGGTCGGTTGGGCTCGATGGTTTATGGAATTCCATCTTGTGAACGCATGCAGCTCAATGAGGAAACTATTTGGGCGGGTGGACCTTATCGCAACGATAATAAAAAAGGTGGGGCGGCATTAAAAACTATTCAGCATTATATATTCGATGGAAAATCGGCTGAAGCCGATAGGCTTGCGAATGAAACCTTCTTCACCAAAACCCATGGCATGCCCTATCAGACCGCAGGAAATATACTGCTGCGGTTTCCTGGGCACGAACAGTATCAGGATTATTATCGCGAACTGGATATTGAACGGGCGGTAGCACTGTCCCGTTATACAGTAGATGGGGTAACATTTACCAGAGAAGTTTTTACTTCGTTTGCTGATGATGTCATTGTCATGAAAATAAAGTCGAGTAAGAAAAGGAAACTCAACTGCACATTAACTTATGAGAATGAGTCGAAGCATACTATTTACAAAAACGGTGATAAGCTTATATTAGCAGGACGAGGATCCGATCATGAGGGTATTAAAGGGCAGGTTGTTTATCAGATTCATACGGGAGTAAAGCATACCGATGGACAGCTTGTTGTGAAAGACCAATCGATTGATATAAAAGGTGCAAGTTCTATTTCTCTTTACATTTCCATAGCGAGCAATTTTCAAAATTACAAACAATTGGGGGCTGATCCCCATAAGGTGGCTGCTAAAAGGTTGCAAAAAGCGATGGATAAGGATTATCAGCTTGCTTTGCGGCAGCACATCGCTTCTTATGGCAAACAATTTAACCGCTTCCAGCTCCATTTGGGCAGTTTGAGCAGTGAACATCAGGAGCCTATTGCAAAGCGTATCGCAAATTTTGCCCGTACACAGGACCCGGCGCTCGTGACTTTGTTGACTCAATTCGGCCGCTATTTGCTTATCTGTTCTTCGCAGGCAGGTGGTCAACCTGCTAATCTGCAAGGCATCTGGAACCGCTCCATGCAACCAGCCTGGGACAGTAAATATACGATCAATATCAATACCGAAATGAACTATTGGCCAGCAGAGGTTACCAACCTTTCTGGCACGCTCCAGCCGTTATTTTCGATGATTAAAGAGCTCAGTGAAAGTGGAGAAGAGACAGCGAAGACATTGTACCATGCGCGCGGCTGGGTGGCCCATCACAATACCGATATCTGGCGCGTGACGAGTCCGATTGATTTTGCGGCTGCCGGAATGTGGCCGAGTGGAGGGCTGTGGTTGTCTCAACATTTGTGGGAACATTACCTTTTTACGGGAGATAAGGTCTTTTTAAGGCAATATTATCCAGTAATGAGGGGAGCTTGCGACTTTCTTTTGTCTGTGCTTGTCGAGCATCGTGGTTATCCGACTAAACAATGGCTCGTTCTGAGTCCTTCAATTTCGCCCGAGCAAGGGCCACTTGCGGCAGGCGTAACCATGGATAATCAGCTATGCTACGACATGCTGACACGTACTGCTTTGGCGGCAGAAGCCCTCGGTGTTGATGCAATGTATAGGGACACATTATTGGCAACGGCACGGCGGATTCCACCAATGCATATAGGTCGTTATACTCAGTTACAAGAATGGCTGGAAGACGTGGATGATCCGCACAATCAACATCGGCATGTATCCCATTTATATGGATTGTTTCCAGGTAGTCAAATTTCACCGTTCCGCACGCCTGAATTGTTTGAGGCAGCACGTAATTCGTTGATCTATCGAGGTGATTTTGCGACGGGATGGTCAATTGGATGGAAAATAAATTTATGGGCCCGTTTATTGGACGGAAACCATGCCTACGAAATTATAAAAAAGATGTTGACGGTTTCCGATGAAAACCATCCCGAGGGACGTACCTATCCCAATCTGTTTACGGCACATCCTCCATTTCAGATTGATGGTAATTTTGGCTTAACGGCCGGAATTGCGGAGATGCTGATCCAAAGCCACGATGGTGCTGTGCATTTACTGCCAGCTATTCCCGATCAATGGAAAGACGGCTGGGTAAAGGGGATCAAGGCGCGAGGTGGATTTGAAATTGAAATGCAATGGCAAAAAGGAAAGATAAAGGAAGTTATGGTCTTTTCATCTTTAGGCGGTAATTTGCGGTTGCGCACGGCTTCGCCATTGAAAGGACCTGAACTTCAAATAGCAAAAGGCGAACAGACTAATGCCCTTTTAGCTCCTGTAATAACACCAGCAACTATTCATTCGGCAGATTCACACTTGAAAGGAATTGAATTACCAAGCTATTATGAATACGATGTAGGAACCTTGCCTGGAAAATACTATACATTTAAGGTTTACTAA